In Gossypium raimondii isolate GPD5lz chromosome 12, ASM2569854v1, whole genome shotgun sequence, a single window of DNA contains:
- the LOC105763641 gene encoding F-box/LRR-repeat MAX2 homolog A, producing MATINDIPDVILSNIFASISDTRTRNSLSLVSRKFMLLDRATRVSLTLRGNARDLFMIPTCFRSVTDLDLSFLSPWGHSLLSSPLSDTDPQLLAHRLRVAFPAVTSLTVYARSPLTIKILVQQWPGLKRVKLVRWHQRLASWPIGEDFVCLLEQCENLNWLDLSTFYYWTEDLPPVLQACPKVSASLVHLNLLTTSFAEGFKSQEIKEITTACPNLKNFLVACNFDPRYIGFVGDETLLAVANNCPKLTLLHLADTSSLTDVRGDPDNEGFTSEDAMVTKGTLVEFFSGLPLLQDLVLDVGRNVRDTSMALEMLNSKCKDLRVLKLGQFHGICLANESQLDGIALCSGLEELSIKNCGDLTDMGLIAIGRGCSKLSRFEVQGCKRITEKGLRTMACLLRNTLVKVKISCCKNLDAAASLRSVEPIRDRIQWLHIDCVWNGWEEIGNSEQVGLSFWHNQVEEPSSLFSLMGSEYDHEMRRKKCKYSSDVSDGYILENNGFWCKKWDRLQYLSLWIGVGELLTPLPAAGLLNCPNLEEIRIKVEGDCRGRSKPSERAFGLSSLALHPRLSKMQLDCSETIGYALTAPSGQMDLSLWERFFLNGIGELRLSELDYWPPQDRDVNHRSLSLPAAGLLAECLELRKLFIHGTAHEHFMMFLLKIPNLRDVQLREDYYPAPENDMSTEMRAGSCSRFEAALNRRHILD from the coding sequence ATGGCCACCATTAACGATATCCCCGACGTTATTCTATCGAACATCTTTGCTTCTATTTCAGATACCCGAACCCGGAACTCTCTTTCCCTTGTCAGCCGTAAGTTTATGCTTCTTGATAGGGCGACGCGCGTCTCTCTCACTCTCCGCGGTAACGCAAGGGACCTTTTCATGATCCCGACCTGTTTCAGATCCGTCACTGACTTGGACCTCTCCTTCCTCTCCCCATGGGGCCACTCGCTTCTTTCTTCTCCGTTGTCTGATACTGATCCTCAGCTTTTGGCCCATCGCCTCCGCGTAGCGTTCCCTGCGGTCACGTCCTTGACGGTCTACGCTAGATCGCCGTTGACGATCAAGATTTTGGTTCAACAATGGCCTGGGTTGAAGCGTGTGAAGTTGGTTAGGTGGCATCAACGGCTGGCTTCGTGGCCAATCGGTGAAGACTTTGTTTGTTTGTTGGAGCAGTGCGAGAATCTGAATTGGCTTGATTTGTCCACTTTTTATTATTGGACTGAAGATCTGCCCCCGGTTCTTCAAGCTTGCCCCAAGGTATCGGCCTCGTTAGTCCACTTGAATTTGCTAACGACGTCGTTTGCTGAAGGGTTTAAGTCTCAGGAAATTAAGGAAATCACCACGGCTTGTCCTAACTTGAAGAACTTCTTGGTGGCTTGTAACTTTGATCCTAGGTACATTGGGTTCGTCGGAGATGAGACCTTGTTAGCTGTGGCTAATAATTGTCCTAAATTGACGCTTTTGCATTTGGCTGATACGTCCTCACTGACTGACGTTCGAGGTGATCCGGATAATGAGGGATTTACTTCGGAGGATGCTATGGTTACCAAAGGGACGCTGGTGGAATTCTTCTCTGGCTTGCCGCTGCTTCAAGATCTTGTGCTTGATGTTGGAAGGAACGTCAGGGATACTTCCATGGCATTGGAAATGTTGAATTCTAAATGCAAGGATTTGAGAGTGCTCAAGTTGGGGCAGTTTCATGGGATATGTCTGGCGAATGAATCTCAGCTTGATGGGATTGCCTTGTGTTCGGGTCTGGAAGAGTTGTCTATTAAGAATTGTGGGGATTTGACGGATATGGGATTGATTGCAATTGGGAGAGGGTGCTCTAAGCTGTCCAGGTTTGAAGTTCAAGGATGCAAAAGGATTACGGAGAAGGGTCTTAGGACAATGGCTTGCTTGCTAAGAAATACTTTGGTCAAAGTCAAGATTTCTTGTTGCAAGAATCTTGATGCTGCAGCTTCATTGAGATCTGTGGAGCCAATCCGTGATCGGATTCAATGGCTGCATATTGACTGTGTCTGGAACGGATGGGAGGAGATTGGGAATTCCGAGCAGGTTGGTCTTAGTTTTTGGCACAACCAAGTGGAGGAACCATCCAGTTTATTTAGCTTAATGGGGAGTGAGTATGATCATGAAATGAGAAGGAAGAAATGCAAATACTCCTCTGACGTGAGTGATGGTTACATTCTGGAAAACAACGGATTTTGGTGCAAGAAATGGGATAGGTTGCAATACCTTTCACTTTGGATTGGTGTTGGTGAACTCCTTACACCATTGCCAGCGGCGGGTCTTCTGAACTGCCCTAATTTGGAGGAGATTCGAATAAAGGTGGAAGGGGACTGCAGGGGACGTTCCAAACCATCTGAACGTGCATTTGGATTGAGCTCTCTTGCACTCCACCCTCGGCTTTCGAAGATGCAATTAGATTGTAGTGAAACCATAGGTTATGCACTCACAGCACCGTCAGGCCAAATGGATTTGAGTTTGTGGGAAAGGTTTTTCCTTAATGGCATTGGGGAATTGAGGCTAAGTGAACTAGATTATTGGCCTCCACAAGACAGGGATGTCAACCACAGGAGTCTCTCACTCCCTGCTGCTGGATTGCTGGCTGAATGTCTTGAGCTTAGGAAGTTATTTATCCATGGGACGGCTCATGAACACTTCATGATGTTCCTTCTTAAAATACCTAACCTCAGAGACGTACAGCTGAGAGAGGACTACTATCCGGCACCAGAGAATGATATGAGTACTGAAATGAGAGCAGGCTCATGTAGTCGCTTTGAAGCTGCTCTAAATAGGCGACACATCCTCGATTGA